In the Rattus rattus isolate New Zealand chromosome 18, Rrattus_CSIRO_v1, whole genome shotgun sequence genome, one interval contains:
- the Zfp57 gene encoding zinc finger protein 57 homolog, producing MAAKKQSKSAKALRTTVRYEDVAVSFTQEEWECLTSTQKTLYQKVMSETFRNLTFVESKKKSQEPNPNLKDKDDDKSSTCTGVFKGGPLFFCLTCGKCFKKNTFLFSHQFPVRSRKLTVTKPQSRKALGHKPQHRGDRPFFCNLCGKTYRDASGLSRHRRAHIGYRPRSCPECGKCFRDQSEVNRHLKVHQNKKPVAGSHLKVQQNKPVASNQKQKGRVPPTTRESPALALRHLKVIQGPVARAKARSSRASSLEVRSTSVTVARPREKVYCPYCRTTFTMRTCLLNHLKIHFRRQPNQHFCCKESHSSTLRMQKIYNCPICDSAFRGKESLLNHLCSRRPIRLSKCWEILGHLLGYLREPLGNIFKVRESRKRRRKRISSDSSETEEPSGSDEVMEVDTDSDLS from the exons ATGGCAGCTAAGAAACAG TCTAAGTCTGCCAAGGCGTTAAGGACAACAGTCAGATATGAGGACGTGGCAGTGTCTTTCACCCAGGAAGAATGGGAATGTCTGACTTCTACACAGAAGACCCTTTACCAGAAAGTGATGTCAGAAACCTTCAGGAACCTGACATTTGTGG AGAGCAAGAAGAAATCTCAAGAACCTAACCCAAATCTGAAAGATAAGGATGATGATAAGTCCTCCACTTGCACAGGGGTATTCAAAGGTGGaccattatttttctgtctcacCTGTGGCAAATGTTTCAAAAAGAACACCTTCCTCTTTAGTCACCAGTTTCCTGTGAGGTCCCGGAAGCTGACAGTCACGAAGCCGCAAAGCCGCAAAGCCCTCGGTCATAAGCCCCAGCATCGTGGAGACAGGCCTTTCTTTTGCAATCTCTGTGGCAAGACTTATCGTGATGCTTCTGGACTGAGCCGTCACCGACGTGCTCACATAGGTTATAGGCCCCGTTCCTGCCCTGAGTGTGGAAAGTGCTTCCGGGATCAGTCTGAGGTCAACCGCCACCTGAAGGTACACCAAAACAAGAAGCCAGTGGCTGGCAGCCACCTGAAAGTACAACAAAACAAGCCAGTGGCTAGCAACCAGAAGCAGAAGGGTAGGGTTCCACCTACAACACGTGAATCCCCAGCGCTAGCCCTCAGGCATCTGAAAGTGATCCAGGGACCAGTGGCCAGGGCTAAGGCACGGAGCAGCAGAGCTTCATCCCTGGAGGTCAGATCCACCTCAGTTACAGTGGCCCGCCCAAGAGAAAAGGTCTATTGTCCCTATTGCCGGACCACTTTTACCATGAGAACCTGTCTCTTGAACCACCTCAAGATCCACTTCCGGCGTCAACCCAACCAGCACTTCTGTTGCAAAGAGTCCCACTCGTCCACACTCAGGATGCAAAAGATCTACAATTGCCCCATCTGCGACAGCGCCTTTAGGGGGAAGGAGAGCCTGCTGAATCACTTGTGCTCCCGACGACCAATCAGGCTCAGTAAATGCTGGGAAATCCTGGGTCATCTGCTTGGCTATCTTCGCGAACccttgggaaatatttttaaagtaagggAATCCAGGAAGAGAAGACGGAAACGCATAAGCAGTGATAGTTCTGAAACAGAAGAGCCGTCTGGGAGTGATGAGGTGATGGAGGTTGACACCGACTCTGACCTctcctga